One genomic segment of Agromyces intestinalis includes these proteins:
- a CDS encoding ATP-dependent DNA ligase: MGKLIYNSSARELEIDDRTLAHLRVAILNKLRRSESFAMTWEHGLENGSGRTTIWLHESIPLQFVFSGNRQPKLNRLWVEQFLLTANSTAGLHWVPEPEQQEEFEGD, from the coding sequence ATGGGCAAGCTCATCTACAACTCCTCCGCGCGCGAGCTCGAGATCGACGACCGCACGCTCGCTCACTTGCGGGTGGCGATCCTGAACAAACTGCGCCGCTCCGAGAGCTTCGCCATGACCTGGGAGCACGGACTCGAGAACGGCAGCGGGCGCACGACGATCTGGCTGCACGAGTCGATCCCGCTGCAGTTCGTGTTCAGCGGCAACCGCCAGCCGAAGCTGAATCGGCTCTGGGTCGAGCAGTTCCTGCTGACGGCCAACAGCACGGCGGGCCTGCACTGGGTGCCCGAGCCCGAGCAGCAGGAGGAGTTCGAGGGCGACTGA